A single window of Opisthocomus hoazin isolate bOpiHoa1 chromosome 5, bOpiHoa1.hap1, whole genome shotgun sequence DNA harbors:
- the CYTL1 gene encoding cytokine-like protein 1 yields MKMLLSLIALLSAALLADAAPPTCYSRVLSLSKEITESFKELQTSKSLDSCVEMLPRLYLDIHNYCVLAKLRDFVAYPRCERVFEVSELKEKARSLYTIMISYCRRDLVFLTDDCSALENAVPPPLEPSITES; encoded by the exons ATGAAGATGCTGCTGAGCCTGattgctctgctctctgctgccctgTTAGCTGATGCTGCCCCTCCAACTTGCTACTCGAGGGTGTTGTCCCTGAGCAAAGAAATCACGGAGTCCTTCAAGGAGTTACAGACCTCCAAATCTCTG GACTCGTGTGTGGAGATGCTGCCCAGGCTGTACTTGGACATACAT AATTACTGTGTGTTGGCAAAACTCCGTGATTTTGTGGCCTACCCCAGGTGTGAGAGAGTGTTTGAAGTGAGTGAGTTGAAGGAAAAAGCCCGGAGCCTGTACACCATCATGATCTCCTACTGCAGAAGG GACTTGGTGTTCCTCACCGATGACTGTAGCGCTCTGGAAAATGCTGTCCCGCCTCCCCTTGAGCCCTCCATAACTGAGAGCTAA